Proteins from one Pseudomonas bijieensis genomic window:
- a CDS encoding polyphenol oxidase family protein, which translates to MTYLSSLLLDIPGVDHGFETSGNLTLPEGTRYCAQAHGTHIIDADVEGRDERPVADALFSRGVRGAVAVITADCLPVLVASVDQPFVAAIHAGWQGLKAGILGNSIGRLEKEGASLAGLRIVIGPSIGPCCYEVNRKFVEGIEHADSHLWQNDSPPWTPHRVPPASAPWVEPEVTHNEAWFDLRKYALHHLVASGVSIEQIQVLEHCTYCHSADLGSYRRRSHQTEPKSFQYSWIRRYRDPVC; encoded by the coding sequence ATGACCTACCTGTCTTCGTTGCTGCTCGATATCCCCGGCGTGGATCATGGTTTCGAGACTTCTGGAAACTTAACGCTGCCGGAAGGAACACGTTACTGTGCTCAGGCTCACGGAACGCACATCATCGATGCTGACGTGGAAGGGCGAGATGAACGTCCTGTCGCCGATGCACTGTTCTCGAGAGGAGTCCGGGGTGCGGTAGCGGTCATCACTGCCGATTGCTTGCCGGTTCTGGTTGCGTCGGTTGATCAACCATTTGTAGCGGCAATCCATGCCGGATGGCAGGGTTTGAAAGCAGGCATCCTCGGTAATTCGATAGGCCGGTTAGAGAAAGAAGGTGCTTCTCTTGCTGGATTGCGAATAGTGATAGGCCCATCCATCGGCCCCTGTTGTTATGAGGTGAACAGGAAGTTTGTCGAGGGTATTGAACATGCCGACAGCCATCTTTGGCAAAACGATTCTCCGCCGTGGACGCCCCACAGAGTGCCACCCGCAAGTGCGCCTTGGGTCGAACCTGAGGTCACACATAATGAAGCCTGGTTCGATCTACGAAAATATGCGCTGCACCACTTGGTTGCGAGTGGTGTGAGTATTGAACAGATTCAGGTGCTTGAACATTGTACTTATTGCCACAGCGCTGATCTGGGCAGCTATCGGCGACGGAGCCATCAAACCGAGCCTAAATCCTTCCAGTATTCCTGGATAAGACGTTATCGGGATCCGGTTTGCTGA
- a CDS encoding SLATT domain-containing protein produces the protein MSSELEFRSSAEVLQRWLKRSRESQLSHQLMAERLSSVHRWLGVLTIGITAIAGATTLLATLGDVSKVLLALFTLLAAILSSLQTFLKLEDRTNLHRISGAGYGHVRRKLELAMALESSEKEIRLKEAEFELNKLATESPSVSKRVYDAALKRNGQ, from the coding sequence ATGAGTTCTGAACTAGAGTTTCGGAGCAGCGCTGAAGTTTTGCAGCGCTGGCTCAAGCGATCCAGAGAGTCACAGCTGTCGCATCAGTTGATGGCAGAACGTCTAAGCTCGGTCCACCGCTGGCTGGGTGTGCTAACCATCGGCATCACTGCAATTGCAGGTGCCACCACATTATTGGCGACGCTTGGGGATGTATCCAAAGTGTTGCTCGCTCTCTTCACGCTGCTGGCAGCAATTCTCTCCTCATTACAAACTTTTTTGAAACTTGAAGATCGCACGAACCTTCACCGAATTTCTGGGGCTGGCTATGGCCATGTCCGTCGGAAACTGGAGTTAGCCATGGCACTCGAAAGTTCTGAAAAGGAAATCCGGTTGAAGGAGGCTGAGTTTGAGCTGAACAAACTGGCAACAGAAAGTCCGAGTGTATCAAAGCGGGTCTATGACGCTGCGTTGAAGAGGAATGGTCAATGA